The Pseudorasbora parva isolate DD20220531a unplaced genomic scaffold, ASM2467924v1 scaffold_31, whole genome shotgun sequence genome has a window encoding:
- the LOC137065773 gene encoding uncharacterized protein, whose product MSIVKVRAHISKNPDVHEKNNNVVDQLAKLAAVKGDQWQKETSSASVASAAQVTPIDLKQYQQELWVSEGELVPHLKHDQMVNVIEGGLIRGNVNKTLLHDVNLVITHVTYNISNILSAYEKHCDINDKTYTWLQSRIDDLVSDYKNRLAVQIPPVRTKRAISNNYKITGQSQFSTWLANQVATGFQHITNSNENIIKAVRSEAQALLTTSQTIFNQTRTIEHDLACRLYAQDLFTAARQEILDPRLYKTPRHVLNDLIEILDLHRWLASEKMKNIKYSELLSTLMMYTGNECTGCIGFFATFPLIHPDQVYLNSTTIRSIGVVVKDQIIKWDYLTGYMTLRGIETLFTTRSCCHETSSYVICTCNTLQPFSANDSKLVNVQSLHGHSDAVQVSHTQWCIVSEMNSFTYGGLTCPANHTFCLEVKEDFSMGQINILGRVPMDADVSPWWEDTFYEQSTQDLVNTMDLVQEMILQTEYHLNQAQVEANLAKKTAEILSSSSTRSAQYAYTWWDWMFRGCAMASVFIFLFTLCQCFYFRSLLRAMRTSTNMAIALSPLQIPALRKVQL is encoded by the exons ATGTCCATTGTGAAAGTACGCGCACACATAAGCAAAAATCCAGATGTGCACGAGAAAAACAATAATGTTGTTGACCAACTGGCTAAGCTGGCCGCAGTCAAAGGCGACCAGTGGCAAAAAGAGACATCCTCTGCTTCTGTAGCAAGTGCTGCCCAAGTCACACCCATTGACCTCAAACAGTATCAACAAGAGCTGTGGGTCTCTGAGGGAGAACTTGTGCCACACTTGAAACATGATCAGATGGTGAATGTAATTGAAG GTGGTCTGATCAGAGGAAATGTGAATAAGACTTTGCTTCATGATGTCAATCTTGTGATAACACATGTGACGTATAACATCTCTAATATTTTGTCTGCCTACGAAAAGCACTGTGATATTAATGACAAAACATACACATGGCTACAGTCACGCATCGATGATTTAGTTTCTGATTACAAAAATAGACTTGCAGTCCAAATTCCACCTGTTCGCACTAAACGAGCTATATCCAACAATTACAAAATAACAGGTCAATCTCAATTTTCAACATGGTTGGCAAATCAGGTGGCCACTGGTTTTCAACACATCACTAATAgtaatgaaaatattattaaagcGGTCAGATCTGAGGCGCAGGCGCTTCTGACGACCAGCCAGACAATTTTCAATCAGACCCGTACCATCGAGCATGACTTAGCCTGTAGGTTGTATGCACAGGATTTGTTTACTGCAGCGAGACAAGAGATTTTAGATCCTCGTCTCTATAAAACACCTAGACATGTTCTAAATGATCTTATTGAAATCTTAGATCTGCATAGATGGCTTGCATCagagaaaatgaaaaatattaaatactCTGAATTATTATCAACGTTAATGATGTATACTGGAAATGAATGTACTGGCTGTATTGGGTTCTTTGCCACTTTCCCTTTAATTCACCCAGATCAAGTTTACTTAAATTCCACTACCATACGCTCTATTGGCGTTGTAGTGAAGGATCAGATCATAAAATGGGACTATCTTACGGGGTATATGACTTTGAGGGGCATTGAAACCTTGTTTACCACTCGCAGTTGTTGTCATGAAACATCAAGTTACGTTATTTGCACCTGCAACACTTTACAGCCTTTTTCTGCCAATGACTCTAAGCTTGTTAACGTCCAGTCATTGCATGGACATTCTGATGCTGTTCAAGTGTCTCACACACAGTGGTGCATCGTCAGTGAGATGAATTCCTTCACCTACGGAGGTCTGACCTGCCCTGCTAACCACACTTTCTGTTTAGAAGTGAAAGAAGACTTTTCAATGGGTCAGATCAACATCCTGGGAAGGGTACCAATGGACGCGGATGTTTCCCCCTGGTGGGAGGACACTTTTTATGAACAAAGCACACAAGATTTGGTCAACACAATGGACTTAGTACAAGAAATGATCCTGCAGACCGAATACCATCTCAACCAAGCACAAGTGGAGGCAAATCTGGCGAAAAAGACTGCCGAGATCCTGTCCAGTTCTTCTACGCGTTCAGCACAGTATGCGTACACATGGTGGGACTGGATGTTCCGTGGATGTGCCATGGCCAGTGTGTTCATCTTTTTATTCACACTCTGTCAGTGCTTTTACTTCAGAAGTCTTCTTCGAGCAATGCGCACTTCAACCAACATGGCCATTGCACTCAGCCCATTACAGATACCAGCCCTACGGAAAGTgcagctgtaa